Proteins from one Streptomyces roseifaciens genomic window:
- a CDS encoding amidase, translating to MRQRSVATLIAVVAMGSLFAGLPGLPGAPIPGARAAESGADGSTSPTGAHPPGPGVDLDRVTIPELQARMADGSLTSAALTAAYLRRIQTVDPKINAVLRTDPTALRQAAASDVRHRNGRVRGPLDGIPVLLKDNVNTRDMPTTAGSLALAGSPPRTDAALVTRLRDAGAVILGKTNLSEWANFRAAKPTSGWSAVGGQTGNPYVLDRNPCGSSSGSAAALAASLAQVAIGTETDGSIVCPAGMNGIVGHKPSLGLVSQAGVVPISAEQDTAGPMARHVIDAALTLSVLRGDGTSRPGTRGAPDALGSLTAPEELTRPGPGGLRGKRIGLWRLPSLGPEVDALMTRTADELRSAGAEVVQVTPPYQERLAQLEFPALLSEFHRDIDAYLATRDGPRNLAELIEFNRSHPAERTCFAGQELFERALAAPPTTDPGYRAVRAELKDLSRRSLDETMAAHRLDAIAAPTNPPAWTTDCGRGDNDVIPSSTPAAVAGYPSLSVPAGFVGKLPVGLLLMAGDHQDAELLSLGAAVEHRLKAWRAPRYLPTVGPGASR from the coding sequence ATGAGGCAGAGAAGCGTTGCCACGCTGATTGCCGTCGTGGCTATGGGGTCCCTTTTCGCAGGCTTACCAGGCTTACCGGGCGCACCGATTCCAGGCGCGCGAGCCGCCGAATCCGGCGCCGACGGTTCGACGTCGCCGACCGGGGCGCACCCGCCGGGGCCGGGCGTCGATCTCGACAGGGTGACAATCCCGGAGTTGCAGGCCCGTATGGCGGACGGATCGCTGACGTCGGCGGCCCTGACCGCCGCCTACCTGCGGCGGATCCAGACCGTCGATCCCAAGATCAACGCGGTGCTGCGCACCGACCCGACAGCCCTCCGCCAGGCGGCGGCCAGTGACGTCAGGCATCGGAACGGGCGCGTCCGGGGTCCGCTCGACGGCATTCCCGTCCTGCTCAAGGACAACGTGAACACCCGCGACATGCCCACGACGGCCGGGTCGCTGGCGCTGGCCGGGAGCCCGCCCCGCACCGACGCGGCTCTGGTGACGCGGCTGCGCGATGCGGGGGCGGTGATCCTCGGGAAGACCAACCTGTCCGAGTGGGCGAACTTCCGTGCCGCGAAGCCGACATCGGGGTGGTCGGCGGTGGGCGGGCAGACCGGCAATCCCTACGTGCTGGACAGGAACCCGTGCGGGTCGTCCTCCGGTTCGGCGGCCGCGCTCGCCGCGTCGTTGGCGCAGGTGGCGATCGGCACCGAGACGGACGGCTCCATCGTGTGCCCGGCCGGGATGAACGGGATCGTCGGCCACAAGCCCAGCCTCGGGCTGGTCAGCCAGGCCGGCGTGGTGCCGATCTCCGCCGAGCAGGACACCGCGGGGCCCATGGCGCGCCACGTCATCGATGCGGCGCTCACCCTGTCGGTGCTCCGTGGCGACGGCACCTCGCGCCCCGGCACCCGCGGCGCGCCCGACGCTCTCGGCAGCCTTACCGCCCCGGAAGAGTTGACGCGTCCGGGCCCCGGCGGCCTGCGCGGCAAACGGATCGGCCTGTGGCGGCTGCCCTCGCTCGGGCCGGAGGTGGACGCCTTGATGACCCGTACGGCGGACGAACTCCGCAGCGCGGGAGCCGAGGTCGTCCAGGTGACGCCCCCATATCAGGAGCGACTGGCCCAGCTCGAGTTCCCGGCCCTGCTGAGCGAGTTCCACCGGGACATCGACGCCTACCTCGCCACCCGCGACGGGCCCCGCAACCTCGCCGAGCTGATCGAGTTCAACCGCAGCCACCCCGCGGAGCGGACCTGCTTCGCCGGTCAGGAGCTCTTCGAGCGGGCCCTCGCCGCGCCTCCCACCACCGACCCGGGGTACCGGGCCGTGCGCGCCGAGCTGAAGGACCTTTCCCGGCGTTCCCTGGACGAGACCATGGCCGCCCACCGACTGGACGCCATCGCCGCGCCGACGAACCCGCCCGCCTGGACGACCGACTGCGGGCGCGGCGACAACGACGTGATCCCCTCATCCACCCCCGCAGCCGTCGCCGGGTACCCGTCGCTGTCGGTGCCCGCAGGGTTCGTGGGCAAGCTCCCCGTAGGCCTGCTCCTGATGGCCGGTGACCACCAGGACGCCGAGCTGCTGTCGCTGGGAGCCGCGGTGGAACACCGCCTGAAGGCCTGGCGAGCGCCGCGATACCTGCCGACCGTGGGGCCCGGCGCCT